A stretch of the Xiphias gladius isolate SHS-SW01 ecotype Sanya breed wild chromosome 21, ASM1685928v1, whole genome shotgun sequence genome encodes the following:
- the tmem167b gene encoding protein kish-B, which translates to MTNVYSFDGILVFGLLFICTCAYLKKVPRLNSWLLSEKKGVWGVFYKAAVIGTRLHIAVAISCLAMAFYVVFLK; encoded by the exons ATGACAAATG TGTACTCTTTCGATGGCATCCTGGTGTTTGGGCTGCTGTTCATCTGCACTTGTGCATACCTCAAAAAGGTGCCTCGCCTCAACAGCTGGCTGCTGTCAGAGAAGAAAGGAGTCTGGGGCGTCTTCTACAAAG CTGCAGTAATTGGGACACGACTCCACATTGCTGTGGCGATTTCCTGTCTGGCCATGGCTTTCTACGTTGTCTTTTTGAAATGA
- the cdab gene encoding cytidine deaminase b, protein MDKVTHIKDQGSRHLSQETVKELIHQSQEAKKQAYCPYSKFRVGAALLTPDNSVITGCNVENACYNLGLCAERNAISRAVSEGYRTFKAIAIASDLSDQFISPCGGCRQFMREFGSSWDVYLSKPDGSTLKMTVDELLPVSFGPQDLSMKKV, encoded by the exons ATGGATAAAGTGACGCATATTAAGGACCAGGGCTCCAGACACTTGTCCCAAGAAACAGTCAAGGAGCTGATCCATCAGTCTCAGGAGGCCAAGAAGCAAGCCTACTGTCCTTATAGCAAATTCCGAGTGGGAGCTGCTCTCCTGACCCCTGATAACTCTGTGATTACAG GTTGCAATGTGGAGAACGCATGCTACAACCTGGGTTTGTGTGCTGAAAGGAATGCTATCTCAAGGGCTGTGTCAGAAGGCTACAGAACTTTCAAAGCTATTGCCATTGCCAG TGACCTGAGTGACCAGTTCATCTCCCCATGTGGTGGCTGCAGGCAGTTCATGAGAGAG TTTGGATCAAGTTGGGATGTGTACCTGTCAAAGCCTGACGGCTCGACCCTGAAGATGACAGTGGACGAGCTGCTGCCCGTCTCCTTTGGCCCTCAAGACCTTTCCATGAAGAAAGTGTGA
- the b3galt6 gene encoding beta-1,3-galactosyltransferase 6 isoform X2: protein MVVSATHHSLARFFTMNLLRLVCRHKTALVIGSVCSFAVVLVFLAKCTSETLKQGHPDPPGLAPRANALRPHPEQHNPPTTSKDLSAFLVVLITTGPKYTERRSIIRSTWLAKRDSDVLAMFVVGTQGLSNEDMQNLDTEQGRHKDLLLLPDLRDSYENLTLKLLHMYSWLDQNVEFKFVFKADDDTFARLDLLKEELKGKEPNRLYWGFFSGRGRVKTAGKWRESSWELCDYYLPYALGGGYILSADLVRYVHLNTGFFKTWQSEDVSLGAWLAPVDVRRTHDPRFDTEYKSRGCNNKYLVTHKQSLEDMLEKHQTLQRDGRLCKEEVKLRLSYVYDWSVPPSQCCQRKDGIP from the exons ATGGTGGTGTCAGCCACTCACCATTCTCTGGCAAGGTTCTT CACCATGAATCTGTTACGTCTGGTGTGCCGCCACAAGACAGCCCTGGTTATTGGCTCTGTTTGCAGCTTTGCTGTAGTTCTTGTCTTCTTGGCCAAATGTACCTCAGAAACCTTGAAACAGGGCCACCCGGATCCTCCAGGTTTAGCCCCCCGTGCCAATGCTTTGCGACCCCATCCAGAGCAGCACAATCCCCCCACCACATCAAAAGACTTGTCGGCATTCCTTGTGGTCCTCATCACAACTGGACCTAAGTACACAGAGCGGAGGAGTATCATCCGCAGCACCTGGCTCGCCAAGCGGGATTCCGATGTTCTGGCCATGTTTGTGGTAGGAACTCAGGGGCTTTCCAACGAAGACATGCAGAACCTTGACACAGAGCAAGGACGGCACAAAGACCTGCTCTTACTGCCTGACTTACGAGATTCTTATGAGAACTTAACACTCAAGCTGCTCCACATGTACTCCTGGCTGGACCAGAATGTGGAGTTCAAGTTTGTCTTCAAAGCAGATGATGACACTTTTGCCCGCTTGGACCTCCTTAAAGAGGAGCTGAAGGGGAAAGAGCCCAACCGGTTGTACTGGGGCTTCTTCTCAGGGAGAGGCCGAGTGAAAACAGCCGGCAAGTGGCGGGAAAGCTCTTGGGAGCTCTGTGACTACTACCTGCCCTATGCACTGGGCGGGGGTTACATCCTCTCAGCCGACCTGGTACGTTATGTGCATCTGAATACAGGTTTCTTCAAGACGTGGCAGAGTGAGGATGTGTCACTGGGTGCCTGGCTGGCGCCAGTGGACGTTCGGCGGACGCATGACCCACGCTTTGATACAGAGTATAAATCGCGTGGttgcaacaacaaatatttggTCACACACAAGCAGAGCTTGGAGGACATGTTGGAAAAACACCAGACTCTGCAGCGAGACGGCAGGCTCTGCAAGGAGGAAGTCAAGCTGCGATTGTCCTATGTGTATGACTGGAGTGTGCCACCCTCACAGTGCTGCCAAAGGAAAGATGGCattccttaa
- the dnajc16l gene encoding dnaJ homolog subfamily C member 16: protein MTVWRTSRHHPGTCPVLLAIFLLVLSEHSVKTAADYDPYKILGVSRSASQAEIKRAYKNLAREWHPDKNRDPKAEEMFIKVSKSYEILSNEERRSNFDRYGQMDENQPFGQSQHHGFRSFHNSFYFDESFFHFPRSRDFADSKYLLHHAQFNSDILPDSHKRPYIIKVTSEWCFACIHIEPVWKETVQELEPLGVGIGIVDLGYERRLANQLGAHRAPSIIGLVNGRVTFFHRAVVREHLREFIEDLLPHKLVEKITDNNYLAFLDNWHVENKPNVLLFDQVPIVPLLYKLTAFAFRDYVRFGYVDQGDTHCTRLLRQFNINTYAPTMLLFKEDTEKPVDVIQARGMKRQIMDEFVSNNKFLQVPRLVNQQLFDELCPVKQFHRRRKYCVLLITGEDQAFLPGNKAFLDFASANRKEVLRFAYVYQRKQQPLCQALLQNQAALSPQVVILERRSQAGKVLYRSVSGGWNGSDEDKYRLQEQLELLQKDPTYLSSDATLPELNNELAPIFIIQWMNAAYDYILQIYDDLLYSNWREMMPILSLIFSALFILFGTVIIQAFSEPGENKPRKPKPKEQPQTEDDASSRASTSSRPPKKDFVEVTELTDITYTSNLVKLRPGHINVVLVLTNASKNVLLRKFAKEVFSFSGTQTLHFSFLNADKHCHWMSSLLCSASDAAESKGYSDEDEEPSDYAGHVLALNGHKKYFCLFRPVFTGDDANDSSSETSFSSDSRRKSRSRSRSSSHSRSRSHSREDGAGPKRGSSRATSIQVHHKLDRLGLWMERLMEGTLPRLQVTAWPSLNETANTASTDS, encoded by the exons ATGACGGTTTGGAGAACCAGCCGACATCATCCTGGGACGTGTCCAGTCTTACTCGCCATCTTTCTGCTAGTTTTGAGTGAGCACTCGGTGAAAACAGCCGCTGATTATGACCCTTATAAAATCCTGGGTGTCAGCAGGAGTGCCAGTCAAGCTGAAATCAAGAGGGCGTACAAGAACCTTGCCAGAGAATG GCACCCAGACAAGAATAGGGACCCTAAAGCTGAGGAGATGTTCATCAAGGTTTCTAAGTCATACGAG ATTTTGTCTAATGAAGAGCGAAGGTCCAACTTTGATCGCTACGGGCAGATGGATGAAAACCAGCCCTTTGGCCAGTCACAGCATCACGGATTCCGCAGCTTCCACAACAGCTTCTATTTTGATGAGTCTTTTTTCCACTTCCCCAG GTCCAGGGACTTTGCAGACAGCAAGTACCTGCTTCACCACGCACAGTTTAACAGCGACATCCTTCCAGACAGCCACAAGAGGCCGTACATAATCAAAGTGACCTCTGAGTGGTGCTTTGCATGCATCCACATTGAGCCTGTGTGGAAAGAGACAGTGCAGGAGCTGGAGCCGCTGG GTGTGGGCATCGGCATCGTGGACCTGGGTTATGAGCGTCGCCTGGCCAACCAGCTCGGAGCTCACCGTGCTCCCTCCATCATCGGGCTGGTGAATGGCAGGGTGACCTTCTTCCATAGGGCTGTGGTGCGGGAACACCTGCGTGAGTTCATTGAAGACCTGCTGCCCCACAAACTGGTGGAAAAG ATCACAGATAACAACTACCTGGCTTTTCTGGATAACTGGCATGTGGAAAATAAGCCCAATGTTCTCTTATTTGACCAAGTCCCCATTGTTCCCCTGCTCTACAAA TTAACAGCGTTCGCCTTCAGAGACTACGTGCGTTTCGGCTACGTGGACCAGGGCGACACGCACTGCACACGGCTCCTGCGGCAGttcaacataaacacatacgCCCCCACCATGCTGCTGTTTAAGGAGGACACAGAGAAGCCTGTCGACGTCATCCAG GCCAGAGGGATGAAGCGACAGATCATGGATGAGTTTGTCTCCAACAACAAGTTCCTGCAGGTGCCACGGCTCGTCAACCAGCAGCTTTTTGACGAGCTGTGTCCTGTCAAGCAGTTCCACCGACGGAGGAA GTACTGTGTGCTGCTGATCACGGGGGAGGACCAAGCCTTTCTACCAGGCAATAAGGCTTTCCTGGACTTCGCCTCAGCTAACAGAAAAGAGGTGCTGCGCTTTGCATACGTCTACCAGCGTAAGCAGCAGCCTCTCTGTCAGGCACTGCTCCAAAATCAGGCTGCCCTCTCACCTCAG GTGGTGATTCTCGAGAGGCGGAGCCAGGCTGGCAAGGTCCTGTACCGCTCTGTGAGCGGTGGCTGGAACGGCAGTGACGAAGACAAGTACCGCCTCCAGGAGCAGCTGGAGCTCCTTCAGAAGGACCCCACCTATCTGAGCTCAGACGCCACCCTGCCAGAGCTTAACAACGAGTTGGCCCCC atttttattattcagtggATGAATGCTGCCTATGATTACATCCTTCAAATATATGATGACCTTCTCTACTCAAACTG GCGAGAGATGATGCCCATCCTGTCCTTGATCTTCTCAGCTCTCTTCATCCTTTTTGGCACCGTCATCATCCAGGCCTTCAG TGAGCCAGGTGAGAACAAACCCCGGAAGCCAAAGCCAAAGGAGCAACCACAAACTGAGGACGACGCATCAAGCCGAGCAAGTACCTCAAG CCGTCCTCCTAAGAAGGACTTTGTGGAAGTGACAGAGCTGACAGACATCACGTACACCAGTAATCTGGTCAAGCTGAGGCCTGGCCACATCAACGTTGTGCTGGTGCTGACCAACGCCTCCAAGAATGTCTTGCTCAGGAAATTTGCCAAGGaggttttctctttctctgg GACTCAGACCCTCCACTTCTCTTTCCTCAATGCGGATAAACACTGCCACTGGATGTCGTCACTCCTTTGCTCAGCCTCTGACGCTGCAGAGAGCAAGGGCTATTCAGATGAAGACGAGGAGCCTTCAGACTACGCCGGACATGTCCTGGCCCTCAACGGCCACAAGAAGTACTTTTGCCTCTTTAGACCCGTCTTCACAGGGGACGATGCCAACGACTCCTCATCTGAGACCTCATTCTCCTCTGACAGCAGGAGAAAGTCCcggtccaggtccaggtccagcTCCCACTCTCGATCCCGGTCCCATTCCAGGGAGGACGGGGCTGGCCCCAAGAGAGGCTCCAGCAGGGCAACCAGTATACAAGTGCACCATAAACTTGACAGGCTGGGACTATGGATGGAAAGGCTAATGGAGGGCACCCTGCCCCGATTACAGGTCACTGCATGGCCCTCTCTTAATGAAACCGCTAACACCGCCTCCACAGACAGCTGA
- the LOC120783386 gene encoding LOW QUALITY PROTEIN: protein FAM107B (The sequence of the model RefSeq protein was modified relative to this genomic sequence to represent the inferred CDS: inserted 2 bases in 1 codon): MVQPRQVTESQQXDLVKPRKLPNPILASHQHSALHRELLFCHRRGLLTRKKSELQHLLEHKQREQHKQGELALHFPSDLEVKQCRRQQRVQVMFPVLQCELEEKKRNESPQNALEFVRARGTLKLVQTFSS, translated from the exons ATGGTCCAACCTCGCCAGGTGACTGAGAGTCAACA TGACCTCGTCAAACCCAGGAAGCTGCCAAATCCCATCCTGGCTTCTCACCAACACAGCGCCCTTCACCGAGAGCTGCTCTTCTGCCACAGACG AGGTCTCCTGACGAGAAAAAAGTCAGAGCTGCAGCATTTGCTggaacacaaacagagagagcagcacAAGCAGGGGGAGCTGGCCCTCCATTTTCCCTCCGACTTGGAGGTGAAGCAATGCAGAAGGCAGCAGAGAGTACAAGTC ATGTTTCCTGTCTTGCAATGtgagctggaggagaagaagaggaacgAGAGCCCACAAAATGCACTGGAGTTCGTCCGTGCCAGAGGAACCTTGAAGCTTGTCCAAACGTTTTCATCGTGA
- the LOC120783060 gene encoding anionic trypsin-1-like encodes MNLAPFCHLSLLFLLVVNRAGVYGNRIIGGAEVYPYSIKYQASLLFMNYHFCGGTLVHPQWVVSAAHCWRPSHLIQVVLSEHSISKVEGFEQIFNVSLVVRHYQYQHWTFNNDIMLIKLDRPAIINARVKLAPLPDPDSPPLADLARCTVSGWGVTWLNSYSLSPVLRSVDVDIFSNCWYYYYFRITENMICAGSIFGGKDSCQGDSGGPLVCNGKFEGIVSWGIGCAYAYYPGVYTRVRNYLGWINWVTQNS; translated from the exons ATGAACCTGGCTCCATTCTGCCACCTCTCGCTGCTCTTTCTTCTTGTTGTAAACCGAGCAG GTGTGTATGGGAACAGAATCATCGGGGGTGCAGAGGTGTACCCCTACTCCATCAAGTATCAAGCCTCCCTCCTTTTCATGAACTACCATTTCTGTGGAGGCACCCTCGTCCACCCGCAGTGGGTGGTGTCTGCCGCCCACTGCTGGAGGCC GAGTCACCTGATCCAAGTGGTCCTGAGTGAGCACAGCATCTCCAAGGTGGAGGGCTTTGAGCAGATTTTCAATGTCTCCTTAGTCGTCAGGCACTACCAGTACCAACACTGGACGTTTAACAATGACATCATGCTGATAAAG TTGGACCGGCCAGCTATCATCAATGCCAGGGTCAAGCTGGCCCCCTTGCCAGATCCAGACTCGCCTCCGCTGGCTGACCTTGCCCGCTGCACAGTCAGCGGTTGGGGCGTGACCTGGCTCAACAGCTACAGCCTGTCACCTGTACTGAGGTCTGTGGACGTGGACATCTTCTCTAACTGctggtactactactacttcagGATCACGGAGAACATGATCTGTGCTGGCTCGATCTTTGGTGGGAAAGATTCCTGTCAG GGTGATTCAGGTGGACCTCTTGTCTGCAACGGTAAATTTGAGGGTATTGTATCTTGGGGCATCGGCTGTGCCTATGCTTACTACCCTGGCGTCTACACCAGGGTCAGAAACTACCTCGGATGGATCAACTGGGTCACCCAGAACAGCTGA
- the b3galt6 gene encoding beta-1,3-galactosyltransferase 6 isoform X1: MNLLRLVCRHKTALVIGSVCSFAVVLVFLAKCTSETLKQGHPDPPGLAPRANALRPHPEQHNPPTTSKDLSAFLVVLITTGPKYTERRSIIRSTWLAKRDSDVLAMFVVGTQGLSNEDMQNLDTEQGRHKDLLLLPDLRDSYENLTLKLLHMYSWLDQNVEFKFVFKADDDTFARLDLLKEELKGKEPNRLYWGFFSGRGRVKTAGKWRESSWELCDYYLPYALGGGYILSADLVRYVHLNTGFFKTWQSEDVSLGAWLAPVDVRRTHDPRFDTEYKSRGCNNKYLVTHKQSLEDMLEKHQTLQRDGRLCKEEVKLRLSYVYDWSVPPSQCCQRKDGIP, translated from the coding sequence ATGAATCTGTTACGTCTGGTGTGCCGCCACAAGACAGCCCTGGTTATTGGCTCTGTTTGCAGCTTTGCTGTAGTTCTTGTCTTCTTGGCCAAATGTACCTCAGAAACCTTGAAACAGGGCCACCCGGATCCTCCAGGTTTAGCCCCCCGTGCCAATGCTTTGCGACCCCATCCAGAGCAGCACAATCCCCCCACCACATCAAAAGACTTGTCGGCATTCCTTGTGGTCCTCATCACAACTGGACCTAAGTACACAGAGCGGAGGAGTATCATCCGCAGCACCTGGCTCGCCAAGCGGGATTCCGATGTTCTGGCCATGTTTGTGGTAGGAACTCAGGGGCTTTCCAACGAAGACATGCAGAACCTTGACACAGAGCAAGGACGGCACAAAGACCTGCTCTTACTGCCTGACTTACGAGATTCTTATGAGAACTTAACACTCAAGCTGCTCCACATGTACTCCTGGCTGGACCAGAATGTGGAGTTCAAGTTTGTCTTCAAAGCAGATGATGACACTTTTGCCCGCTTGGACCTCCTTAAAGAGGAGCTGAAGGGGAAAGAGCCCAACCGGTTGTACTGGGGCTTCTTCTCAGGGAGAGGCCGAGTGAAAACAGCCGGCAAGTGGCGGGAAAGCTCTTGGGAGCTCTGTGACTACTACCTGCCCTATGCACTGGGCGGGGGTTACATCCTCTCAGCCGACCTGGTACGTTATGTGCATCTGAATACAGGTTTCTTCAAGACGTGGCAGAGTGAGGATGTGTCACTGGGTGCCTGGCTGGCGCCAGTGGACGTTCGGCGGACGCATGACCCACGCTTTGATACAGAGTATAAATCGCGTGGttgcaacaacaaatatttggTCACACACAAGCAGAGCTTGGAGGACATGTTGGAAAAACACCAGACTCTGCAGCGAGACGGCAGGCTCTGCAAGGAGGAAGTCAAGCTGCGATTGTCCTATGTGTATGACTGGAGTGTGCCACCCTCACAGTGCTGCCAAAGGAAAGATGGCattccttaa